The DNA region GGCCGTCGGGGATCGGCAAATCCTCGATCATCGCGACGGCGCTCAAAACGCTGCAGCAGCGCACGGTGCTGCTGGCGGTGGGCAAAGTCGATCAGTTTTCGCCGTCGCTGCCCTACGGCGTACTCAGCTCCGCCTTCCGCACCCTGACGCTGCACCTGCTGGGGCTGCCCGCGGACGACGTGGCGAAGTGGAAAATCCGCCTGTCTCGCGCGCTGGAAGGGTATGAAGAACTGGCCGTTAGCCTCGTGCCCGAGCTGGGCCTGCTGCTTGAGAGCAAGCCGCGCTTCTCGGCGGATACGTTTTCCATTGATGCCCGGGCGCGCTTCAGCCATATGGTGCTGGCGCTGGTGAAAACCTTTGCCTCGCAGGGCTGCCCGCTGGTGCTGGTGCTCGACGATCTCCAGTGGAGCGACGCCGCCAGCCTGCAGACGCTCAACGCTCTGCTGATGAACTGCGGCGCGGTTCCGCTGCTGGTGGTCGTGGCGCACCGGGATATCGGCTCCGTGGCCGACGAAGCCCTGCAGGCGCTGCTGGTCAGCCTGCCGGAGGCGGCGCAAAACGCGAGCGAGATTGTCCCGCAGGCGCTCTCGGTGAGAGCGGTAGCGCGCTGGCTGGCGACGCTGTTTCGCACCCGCAGCGCGGCGACGACCGACCTCGCGACGCTGATCCACGAGAAGACGGGCGGCAACCCGCTCTTTGTGCACGAGTTTTTCCGCCGCATCGTTGATGACGGCCTGGTGGTGCACAACAAATATCAGGACAGGTGGCACTACGATCTGCAGGCGATCCGCGCAAGGCACTACACCGAAAACGTCGTCACCCTGGTGCTGGAGCAGCTCGAAGAGCTGCCCGACGAGACGCGCCGCCTGCTGGGCAGCCTCGCCTGTCTCGGCGGCACCGGCGAGATGGAGATGATCTGCCGCGTGGTCGGCCTGTCGATGGCGGAAATGCGCTACGCGCTGCACCCGGCGGTGATGGCGCAGCTGATCGTGCTGACGGGAAAAGCGTACTCCTTCACCCACGACCGGGTGCAGGAGGCCGCCTTTGCGCTGCTGGATCGGCATGAGAAAAGCCATCTTCACCTGACCACCGCCAGCCTGCTGGCCGACGCCGCGCGTCAGGCGGCGGGGAACGAGCTGCTGTTCCGCGCCGTCCACCACGTCACCGCCGCGCTGGACAGCATCCAGCCCGCGCCGCAGCGCCAGAGGTTCCGCGAGCTGAGCCTGCTGGCCGCGCGCCGCGCGAAGCGTTCGGGGGATTACCTTTCGGCGCTGAGCTATATCCAGACCGCCAGAGCGCTGGGCAACGCCGGAACGGTGTCAGACTTTATGCTCGATATCGAAGAGGCGGGCTGCGAGTTTGCGCTCGGGCACCTGGCGCGCACCCGCGAGCTGTGCGACGCGATCCTCGGCTGCCCCGGCGCGCTGACCGAAAAGGCGCTGGCGGCCAACCTGCTGGTGGAGGTCTACATTCGCCAGTCGGACAGCCGTCTGGCGCTGGAGGCGGCGCTCTGCTGGCTGGGGATTTTTGGCATCCAGATTGGGCGCTATCCGGAAGATGCCGACTGTGACGAGGCCTGGGAACAGTTTTGTCGTCGCGCGGGCGACGCGCCGCAGGCCCTGTTTGCCCCGCTGTCGCGGATGGATAATCCGGAAACCGAAGCGGTGATGAACCTGCTCTACAGCGCCAGCATCTGCGCCAGCTTCATCTGCCCGCGCCTGCACTTTTTGCTGCTCTGCCGCATGATGCACCTGACCCTCGACCACGGCATCACCGGCGCGTCCACCACGGCGATGGCCTGGTTTGGCGTGCTGATGGGCCACCGCTACGCCGAGTATCGCCTCGGGTTCCAGTACGGCACCCTGGCCCGCGAGCTGGTGAGTCGCCACGGCTACGATGCGTTTGAAGCCAAAACCCTGCTGCCGCTCGATCAGCTCAGCGTCTGGACCCAGCCTTTATCGTTTACCATCGAGTGCGCAAAAGCCTGCTTCACCTCGGCGGTGACGCACGGCGATATGACGATGGCCTGCTTTGCGGCCTGTCATCAGGTCATCAACTTCCTCTCGCGGGGCGATCATCTGGACGGGGTGCTGACCAGCATCGATCGCGGCCTGGCGTTCGTGCGGAAGACCCACTTCCAGGACGTGGAAGCCATTTTGATGGTGCAGCGCGGCTACGTTGAGTTTCTGCGCACGCCGGTCATCGGCACCTGGACCGCCTCGCAGGTCCTGCCGGAGGCGCTGCTTCCCGCGTCGCCGGAGCAGGCACCGGAGCAAACGTCGACCATGCTGTTCTGGTACTGGCTCTACCGCGGCATGGCGCACTTTACCTGCGGCGAATTTGCCCATGCGCAGGCGGATCTCGAGATGGCGGGCTGGTACGCGTGGTCTGCGCCGGGGCATATCCACCTGCTGGATTACCATCTCTACAGCGCGCTGGCGCTCTCCCGCCAGCTGACGCCGGAGACCTTTTCGGCGAATCACCGCCGCAGCATTCACGCCCACTACGACAAAATCGCCCTCTGGGCGCGCGTTAATCCCGGCACGTTCGCGGATAAAGAGGCCCTGATCTACGCCGAAATCGTGCGTCTGGACGGGATGAACAGCATTGCGTTGGAGCAGTATGAGAGGGCGGTCCGGCTGTCACGGGAGGGCGGGTTTAACCCGATCAACGCCCTGGCCCACGAGCTGGCGGGGCGCTTTTCGCTGGCCTGCGGCTACCCGACCGCCTCGGACGCGCACTTCCGCGGCGCAATTGCCGCCTGGGGGCGCGCCGGGGCGCAGGCGAAGGTGCGCCAGCTGGAGCAGGATTTCCCGCACCTGCTGGCCTCCGGGCAGGCCAGCGCCTACGACACCGTGGCGTTCGCCCAGAATGAGACGATCCGCGATCTGCAGAGCGTGATCAAAGCCTCCCGCGCGCTGTCGGAAGAGATCAACCTTGAACGCTTAATCGAAAACCTGATGACGCTGCTGCTTGAACGCGCCGGAGCGCAGCGCGGGCTGCTGCTTCGCGTGAACGAGAACCTGATCCCGGAGATCGAGGCCAGCGCCTGGACCAGCACCGAGGGCGTGCGGGTGCGGATCCTGAAAGACGTGCCGACGGCGACCGACATGCCCCTGTCGGTGCTGGCGGCGGTGATCCGTACCGGGCAGGAGATCCGCACCGGCAGGCCGGAGGAGTTCCATCCCTTCAGCCAGGATCCCTACCTGGTGACCTCGGGCGCGGCGGTGATGTGCGTCCCGATGTTCAAGCAGGCGCGGCTGGTGGGCGTGCTTTACCTGGAAAACCGCCTGATGCCGGAGGTCTTCACCGCCGAGCACTCGCGCGTGGTGAGCCTGCTGGGGGCGCAGGCTGCGGTCTCCCTGGAGACGGCGCGGCTGTACGCCGAGCTGCTGGCGGAGAACATTCAGCGCCGACGGGTGGAGAAAGAGCTGCGCGCCAGCCAGACGTCGCTGATGCTGGGCGAGCAGATCAGCCACACCGGCAGCTGGCGCTGGGAGCTGGAGCAGGATCTGATGTTCATGTCCGAAGAGTACGCCCGCATTCTCGGCCTGCCCGAGCAGCAAAAGATGATCTCCATGGCGGAGTTTTTGACCTTCGTCCATGAGGATGACTACGCCCGCATCAGCGCCATCGTCACCCAGAGCGTGCGCGAGGGGCTCTCCATGCGCGCGGAGTTTCGCATTAAGCGTACCGACGGCTCCACGCGCTATATCCTCGGCATCGGCGATCCGGTGGGCGTGGGCAGCGAGGTAAACGAGTACTACGGCATCATCACCGATATCACCAGCCAGCGCGCCGCGGAGGATGCCATGCGGGTGGCGCAGGCGGATCTGGCGCGGGTGTCGCGCGCCACCACCGTCGGGCAGCTGACCTCCTCTATCGCCCACGAGATCAACCAGCCGCTGATGTCGATCGTCTCGAACGCCGGGGCGAGCCTGCGCTGGCTCAACCGCGAGCCCGCCCGGCTGGATAAAGTGCGGGAAGGGCTGGAGGAGATCGCCGCGGAGGGCGCGCGGGCGGGGGAGATCATTCGCAGCATCCAGTCCCTGACGCGCAAGCAGGATCCGACCTTCGTGCGCATCGATCTGCACTACCTGATCCACCATATCATCGCGCTCTCCCGCAGCGAGCTGGAGCAGAGACACATTAGCGTGGATTATCTTTTAAAGGCGCAGGACAGCTTTATCACCGGCGATAGCGTGCAGATCCAGCAGGTGCTGCTCAACCTGGTGATGAACGCGGTGGAGGCGATGGCCGAGGTGAAGGATCGCGCCTCCACCATCACCCTCAGCACGGCCAACGCGGACGGAAAAGTTATCGTGGAGATCGCCGATACCGGCAGCGGCATTGAGCCCGAGCGTCTGGAGCAGATTTTTGACTCGTTTTACTCCACCAAGGCGCAGGGGATGGGCATGGGGCTGACCATCAGCGCCAGCATCATCGAACGCCACTGCGGGAAGCTGAGCGCGCGCCGCCGGGAGCCGTACGGCACCGTGTTTGCCTTTGCGCTGCCGCTGGCCGCGCAGGAAGGGTAAAGGTTACTCCGCAGGCTGGCTTTGGGTCAGGCGCTCAACGGCCCTGACCAGCTCCGCCACGGAGCGCACCTGCATTTTTTCCATCACCCGGCGGCGGTGCACCTTAACCGTGATCTCGCTAACGCCCAGCTCGGCGGCAATTTGCTTGTTCAGCATGCCGCTTATCGCCAGCGTCAGCACCTCGTGCTCGCGCGGGGTAAGGGACATGTGGCGCTGCTTCAGGGCGAAGTGCGCTTTGCTGCGCTCGGCGTTGTTCTCCGCCAGCTGAAGCGCGGACTGAATGGCGTCGATCAGCGCGGCGGATTCCACGGGCTTGGTGAGAAATTCATAAGCGCCGCCTTTGATGGCGCGCACCGACATCGGGATGGTGCCGTGGCCGGTAAGAAAAATAATCGGGATCTCGCGTCCGCTGTCCTTGAGCGCGTCAGCCACCTCGAAGCCCGAGATAGCGGGCATTTGCATATCGAGGATCACGCACGAGGGCAGATCCTCAAAGCGGTGCTGAAGAAACGCCTCTGCCGATGAAAAGCCCATGGCGTCTATATCTGCGGATTCCAGCAGGCCGAGAACGGACTGCCTGACCGCGTCGTCGTCGTCAACCACATATACAATGTGTTCCATTCACCGCCCCGGTGCTGAGTTCACTGTCGAGAATATAAACACGTCTCCTGACGTAAGAGACTGTTTCTGCTGGCTTTCATCTTAACACATTAACTATCATTATCATTTAACAATATGATAACCGTATGAAGAGGAAGTATAGCGAGCCGTAGCCGGGGCGGTTAAGTAACGAAACACTGATTTTATGCACCAACAAGCTCAATGCGGTTGCCGTCCGGATCCGCAATCACCGCTTCATAGAAGCCGTCCCCGGTCATACGCGGGGCGCTGAGCAGCGTGCCGTTTTCCTGTGCCCGCTCGGCCATGGTATCGACCTGCGCTTTGCTGCCGACGTTGATGGCGATATGCGCCCAGCCGATAAACTCCGGGTGCGACGGGGCGTCGGGCAACTCCGGCAGGGTCATCAGCTCGACGGTCGGCCCGTTATCCAGCGTAATAAAGTGCGATTCAAACCCCGGACGATTTTTACTGACGTAGCGTTCATTGCTGCGGCCACCAAACACCGTTTGCCAGAACTGAACCTGTGCATCAAGGCTTCGGGTCCAGAGTGCGACGTGTGCAATATTCATAATAACCCTCGTTGTGTGCATTGCGCGGTTATGCAACATTATGCGCATTGATACTCGATTAAACTTTGCCAGGAACTACTCATGCTCGATTATGCTGCTTTTCCGGAACAACGACAAGCGCGGATCCGCCAGATCCTTCAGGCGCGCGGAAGGGTGGTTTGTACCGAGCTGGCGAGCCAGATGAACGTGTCAGAGCACACCATTCGCCGGGATTTACATGAACTTAGCAAAGAAGGGATGTGTAAAAAGGTCTACGGCGGCGCGGTGCTGCAGCTGCCGGATGCGGGGAATTTTTCCAGCCGCGAACAGCAAATAAGTGCAGAAAAGAACACAATCGCGCATAAAGCAGCAGCGCTGGTTAAGCCTGGCGGCTGTATTTATATTGATGCGGGCACGACTAACCTGGCGCTGGCGAAAGCCCTTCCGGGGGATCTCCGCGTCACTGTGGTCACAAACTCCCCGGCGATTGCCGCGGAGCTGCTGCATCATCCGCTGTGCGAGCTCATCATGACCGGCGGGCAGATCCAGCGGACGTCCGGCGGGGCGGTGGACGCCACGGCGACAGGCCAGATCCAGGGGATGATATTCGATCAGGCGTTTATCGGCGGCTGCGCGATGGACCCTGAAATGGGACTTACCGGGTTTGACTTTGCCGATTGCGCGTTCAAAAAAGTCGCGATTGCCCAGAGTAACCAGACCATCGTGGCCCTGACCGCCGATAAGCTTCCCGGCGTGGCGCGCTATGTCGTGGCGAAGAGTCGCGACATCGATATGCTGGTGGTGGACGCGGGGATAGAAAAGGGCGTTCTCGACGCGTTTGCGGCGCAGGACGTTTGCATTGTGTGCGCCTGAGGACTTTCACCGGTAAAACAGGCTACACTCAGGTTTTGAGCGCGACAAGCTGAAGGAAATAACAATGCACTACACACTGAAAGAGAGCGACAAGGAAAAAGCGGAAGGGTCAAACGGCGCGGGCGCTCTGCAGCAAAAACTGCTGGAGTCCCGTTCGATTGTGATCTCCGGTGAGATCAACCAGGAGCTGGCGCAGAAGGTGATCACCCAGATGATCCTGCTGCAAAGCGTCAGCAACGATCCGATTAAGCTGTACATCAACAGCCAGGGCGGCCACGTGGAAGCGGGTGACACCATCCACGACTTTATCAAATTCATCCGTCCGGAAGTGCACGTCATCGGCACCGGCTGGGTGGCGAGCGCGGGGATCACCATCTTCCTGGCGGCGAAAAAAGAGCACCGTTATTCCCTGCCAAATACCCGCTTTATGATCCACCAGCCGCTGGGCGGCGTGCGCGGTCAGGCAACGGACATTGAGATCGAAGCGCGCGAGATCATCCGCATGCTGGATCGCGTGAATAAGCTGATCGCCGACGCGACCGGCCAGCCGCTGGAAAAAGTGAAAAAAGACACCGACCGCAACTTCTGGATGTCTCCGGCGGAAGCGCTGGACTACGGCATCGTGGGTAAACTGATTACCCATTATGACGAGCTGAAGCTGGACTAAGTTTTCGCGCCGCGTACGTGTCGGGTGACGGCCTCGCCTTACCCGACCTACGCGTGCTGGTTTGACCCATGACAAGTTCCCCCGCCACCGTCTCCCCTATAATCGCGCCTGTTTCCCCTCTCACTGGTGCTAACCATGGCGTATCAACTGAACCTGAACTGGCCGGAATTTCTCGAAAAATACTGGCAAAAACAACCCGTCGTGCTGAAAAATGCCTTCCCGAATTTTGTCGACCCGATTACCCCGGACGAGCTGGCGGGGCTGGCGATGGAGCCGGAGGTCGATAGCCGTCTGGTGAGCCATTTCAACGGCAAATGGCAGGCCAGCAACGGCCCGTTCGAGCACTTTGACGATCTGGGTGAAACCGGCTGGTCGCTGCTGGCGCAGGCGGTAAACCACTGGCATATGCCTGCGGCGGAGCTGGTGCGTCCGTTCCGCGTCCTGCCGGACTGGCGTCTGGACGACCTGATGATCTCCTTCTCCGTGCCGGGCGGCGGCGTGGGGCCGCATATCGATCAGTACGACGTGTTTATCATTCAGGGGATGGGCAGCCGCCGCTGGCGCGTGGGCGACAGGCTGCCGATGCGCCAGTTCTGCCCGCATCCCGCGCTGCTGCACGTCGATCCGTTCGAGCCGATCATCGACGAAGATCTTGCGCCGGGCGATATTCTCTACATCCCGCCAGGATTCCCGCACGACGGCTTTACCCATGAAACGGCGCTTAACTACTCTGTGGGCTTCCGCGGGCCGAACGGCCGCGATCTGATCAGCAGCTTCGCCGATTACGCGCTGGAAAACGATCTGGGCGGCGAGCACTACAGCGATCCGGATCTGACCTGCCGCGAACACCCGGGCCGCGTGGAGCAGTACGAGCTCGATCGCGTTCGTCAGATGATGATCGAGATGATCAGCAAGCCGGATGATTTCACAAAATGGTTCGGCAGCTTTGTCTCCACGCCGCGTCACGAGCTGGATATCGCCGCCGCCGAGCCGCCTTACGCGCCGGAAGAGGTGCTGGACGCGCTGCAGGGCGGCGAAACGCTCTCTCGCCTGAGCGGCCTGCGCGTGCTGAACGTTAACGGCAGCTTCTTCATCAACAGCGAGCAGCTGGAGACGGTAGACGCGAAGGCGGCGGATGCGCTGTGCCGCTACACCGAACTCGGCCAGGCCGAGCTGGGCGATGCGCTGAAAAACCCGGCGTTTGTTGAAGAGCTTACCGGGCTGATTAACCAGGGTTACTGGTACTTCGACGAGTAGTGCGGCACGGTTTTCTCCCTCTCCCTGTGGGAGAGGGGTGGGGTGAGGGCATCAGGCCGCACTAGCCCTCCTCCATCGCAATCACAATCGCTTCACCCATCTTCCTCAACGCCTCGCGATGTTTCTCCGTCGGCGGCAGCGCCACGTTGATGCGCAGGCAGTTGCGGTACTTCCCGGAGGCGGAAAAGAGCGACCCGGCCGCGGCCTGGATCTTCAGTCGACACAGCTGCTTGCTGACGCACACCATGTCCACCTTCTCCGGCAGCTCAACCCACAGCAGGAAGCTCCCCTGCGGGCGCGTGACGCAAATCTCCGCCGGAAAATACTGCCGCACCCAGCAGGTGTAGGTCTCCATATTCTGCTGATAAATCTGGCGCATACGGCGGACGTGGCGATGATAATGCCCGTCGCGAATAAACGCCGCCACCGCCATCTGGGTACCCGGCACGTTAAACCCTCCGGCGGCGTATTTCATGTGCATCACCCGGTCGTAGTAGCGCCCCGGCACAATCCAGCCGACGCGCAGGCCCGGCGCCACGGTTTTGGTAAACGAGCTGCAGAGGATCACGCGGCCGTCGATATCCATAGAATGAATAGTGCGCGGGCGCGGGTACTCCGCCGCCAGCTCGCCGTAAATATCGTCCTCGACAATCACGATATCGTGCCGCTGGGCGAGGGCCAGCACCTGCTTTTTCCGCGCTTCCGGCATGATAAACCCGAGCGGGTTATTGCAGTTGGGCACCAGGATCACCGCCTTGATCGGCCACTGCTCCAGCGCCAGTTCCAGCGCCTCGATGCTGATCCCGGTTTCGGGATCGGTGGGAATTTCAATCGCCTTGATGTCGAAGCCGCGCAGCATCTGCATGGTGCCGTGAAACGAGGGTGACTCCACCGCCACGATATCCCCCGGCTTGCATACCGAAAGCAGGGCGATCGACAGCGCGCCGTGGCAGCCGTTGGTGATAACAATCTCGTTCGCCGCCACGGTAGAGCCGCCGTCGAGCATCAGGCGGGCAATCTGCTCGCGCAGTTCCAGGCGTCCGTCGAGCACGTCATAGCTCAGCATCTCACCGGGATTATGCTGCGCGATGCGGCTCATCTCCCGCCACAGGGGCTTCAGGCTCGGCTGGTTAATGTCCGGCGAGCCGCCGCCAAAGGAGATCATCTCTTTGTCGGCGCGGGCGTCCAGCAGCATCATTACCTCATCCCACTGCGTAACGTCCACCGGGCGCTGCACCGGGCGGGTCATGGCCGGAACGGGCGGCTGGGCTTTACGCTGCGAAACAAAATAGCCGGAGCGCGGCTGGGGCGTGATCAGCTGGAGGTTTTCGAGGATCTGATAGGCCTGCTGTATGGTGCTGATGCTCACGCCGTGCTCCTGGCTCAGCGTGCGTACCGACGGCAGGCGTTCGCCGCTGCGATACAGCCCTTGTTCAATGCGTTCCGCCAGAAGGTTGGCCAGATGTTGATAGCGCGTCATGCTGTATCCTTTGTTTTAACCATACAGATTATAAAACCAGTACAGATTGCGGCGATAATTGCCATGCAGATACCGTTTTAGCGGATCTGTATGGTAAACAAAAGGTGTTTTTGCATCTGTATTGCGCAGGTCGATTTCCAGGATGATAACCCCACTGGCACAGTGAGGAGAGCATCATGGAATTCAATGAGAACCGTTCAAAACGTCCGTTCGTCGCGTTTATCTGGATCGGCAAAACGATCTGCAACTGGTATCGCATCAACCGTACCCGCCGCATCCTGAGCCAGATGAGCGACGAGCAGCTCAAGGACGTTGGGTTGTCCCGGTATGATGTGTGAGCCACGTCGTTGCCCGGTGGCGCTTCGCTTACCGGGCCTACGGGATCGAGTAGGCCGGGTAAGGCGTAGCCGCCACCCGGCAATTTCACCGCAACAGCTCAAACGTCTGCCGTTTCGGCCTTTCCAGCAGCTCAACCGCCTCCTGATACGACCGCACGTTGTTATACCCCATCACCAGCCCGTAGCGTTTGCCGGACCCGCGATACCACTCCGAGAGCGCGTTGACCTGCAGCTGCTGTTCCTGCCAGCAGCGCGCCACCTCCCGGTCACGGCTTCCTTTGCTCAGAAACGCCACGATATGCATCCCGCCGTCGTTTTGCTCGGTGAAAAAGAGTGCGCCATACACCTCGCGCAGGGCGGTAATCATCCACTCGCGGCGGGTCTGGTACAGGGTGCGCATCTTTTTCAGGTGACGGAAAAAATGCCCTTCGTTGAGAAACGCGGTGAGGATCTTTTGCGTCAGCACCGGCTGGCCGCTGGTGGTGATGTCCGCGCAGTCGGAAAAGGCGCCTACCGTGCTGGCGGGCATCACCACGTAGCCCATGCGCAGCGACGGCATGATGGTTTTGCTGAAGGTGCCCATAAAGATCACCCGGTCGTGTTGGTCGAGGCTTTTCAGCGACGGCAGCACCTTGCGGGTGTAGTGAAACTCCCCGTCGTAATCGTCTTCGATAATCCACGCCTCGTTCTGGCTGGCCCAGTCGAGCAGCTGCTGCTTGCGCGGCAGGGTGAGCGTCACCGCCAGCGGGCTCTGGTGCGACGGGGTGACGATGGCAAAGCGGGCGTCGCGATGGTGGCGCAGCAGGTAGTCCGTGTCGATGCCGCAGCGATCCACTGGCACCGTGTGCAGGCGCGGCACGATCCGCTTCAGAAGCTGCTGGCCCATAAAATAGCCCGGATCTTCAAACACCACCTTGTCGCTGCGGCTGGCGAGCGTGTCGAGGATCAGCCGCAGGCTGCCGCTGTAGCCGCTGGTGATCAGCACCTGTTCGGCGCTGCAGGACAAGCCGCGCGAGATGTTGAGATAGCTGGCGATGGCCTGGCGCAGCGGATACCAGCCCAGAACGGGCGGGTTGAGCATCTCCTCCTGGCGCATGGCGCGCGTTGCCTGGCCCGCCAGCAGCAGCCATTTTTTATACGGAAAGCTATCGAGGGCGGGAATGCCGGGGCGCAAAAATCCCGCCCGCTCGCGCTGGCTGATGAGCGATGCCGGAAGCGTGCCGGTGGGCTGTTCCGCAGAGGCGTTCTGCGCGGGCAGCAGAAGATCCGGATTCACCCGCGTACCCCGCGCGCCCTGGCTCACCAGATACCCTTCGCCCGTCAGGATGGCATACGCCGTTTCGACGGTTTTGCGCGCCACCTTCAGCTCCTCCGCCAGCACGCGGATGGCGGGCACCTTATCGCCAGGCTTCAGCACGCCGCGCGTGATGTTGTCGCGATAGCGGGTATAAATCTCGTGATAGCCCGGCTTCATGTCCTACCTCATTTCACGCTTTTTGTGTCTTTTTACTATGTCATGAACGGCGTAGATTTGCCTCATCGCATCACCGATGCCGAATAAAAAAGAGGAAAGACCATGAGCACTCGCGTCAACCACCATAAAGCTACACCTGCCCTCGCCAACGCGCTGTCCGCCCTGAGCATGGAGGTGGCAAAAACCTCCATCGATCCGGCGCTGAAGCACCTGATCGACATTCGCGTATCGCAGCTGAACGGCTGTACGTTCTGCCTGGATATGCACTCGAAAGAGGCCAAAATCGCCGGCGAGCGCGAGCTGCGCCTGTACCATCTGGCGGCCTGGCGCGAGTCCCCGCTGTTCAGCGCCCGCGAGAAAGCCGCGCTGGCCTTCACCGAAGCGTTGACCCAGATTGGCGTGCACGGCGTGAGCGATGCGCTCTACCGCAGCGTGGCGGAGCACTTCTCGGACGTGGAGATTTCAGAGCTGAACTTCGCCATCGTGGCGATCAACGCCTGGAACCGTCTGGGGATCACCTCCCGCATGGCGCCCGGCTCGCTGGATGCGGCTTACGGGCTGAATAAGGCTAACCTGGAATAATGCCGCGCCCGCCCGGTGGCGCTGCGCTTACAGGGCCTACATGAGCCCGTAGGCCGGATAAGCGCAGCGCCATCCGGCGCAACGCTTCGCTCCTTGCCGAAGCATTGTGCTTTTCCCTCCTGCATTCTCTCCCCAACATCACAACGGAGAGAAAACCATGATCGCAGTCCTTTTCGAAGCCAAAGCCGAGCCCGCTCATCAGGCGCGCTACCTGCAGCTGGCCGCCGAACTTAAGCCTTTGCTGGCCGACATCGACGGCTTTATTGATATCGAACGGTTCCAGAGCCTGACCACCGACGGCAAAATCCTCTCCCTTTCCTGGTGGCGGGATGAAGAGGCCGTCCGCCGCTGGAAGCAGAACGTGTTTCATCAGGCGGCGCAGGCTGAAGGGCGGGAGTCGATTTTTGCGCACTACCGCATTCGCGTGACGCAGCTGGTGCGGGATTACTGCTCCGAAACTGCTGACGGATGATGATAAGCTGGCCGAAGAGATCACCGAACCCTGGGCGCCCCATGTTAAAAACGAACCAGCATCCTGAGAACAGCGCGGCACTGGAACAGGCCATTGCCGCGGTGGCGGCGGCAATGGCCGATCCCTCGCGCGTGAAGATGCTCTGTGCGCTAATGGACGGGCGGGCGTGGACGGCCACCGAGCTGAGCGCGGCGGCAGAGGTTGCGCCGTCGACCGCCAGCGGGCATCTCGCCCGGCTGCTTGAAGGGCAACTGATAACCTGCCTGTCGCAAGGGCGGCATCGCTATTATCGCCTTGCCGGGCACGACGTGGCGGCGCTGGTGGAGCAGATGATGGGGCTTTCATGGAGCCGCATTACGCCGCCGGAAACGTCTGCGCCGAAAGCCATGCGTGAAGCCAGGACCTGCTATGACCATCTCGCAGGCGCGGTGGCGGTGCAGATTTATGATTTCATGCAGGCGGAAGGCTGGCTGGAGGCTGACGGTTCC from Enterobacter chengduensis includes:
- a CDS encoding cupin domain-containing protein; the protein is MAYQLNLNWPEFLEKYWQKQPVVLKNAFPNFVDPITPDELAGLAMEPEVDSRLVSHFNGKWQASNGPFEHFDDLGETGWSLLAQAVNHWHMPAAELVRPFRVLPDWRLDDLMISFSVPGGGVGPHIDQYDVFIIQGMGSRRWRVGDRLPMRQFCPHPALLHVDPFEPIIDEDLAPGDILYIPPGFPHDGFTHETALNYSVGFRGPNGRDLISSFADYALENDLGGEHYSDPDLTCREHPGRVEQYELDRVRQMMIEMISKPDDFTKWFGSFVSTPRHELDIAAAEPPYAPEEVLDALQGGETLSRLSGLRVLNVNGSFFINSEQLETVDAKAADALCRYTELGQAELGDALKNPAFVEELTGLINQGYWYFDE
- a CDS encoding DUF1127 domain-containing protein translates to MEFNENRSKRPFVAFIWIGKTICNWYRINRTRRILSQMSDEQLKDVGLSRYDV
- a CDS encoding ArsR/SmtB family transcription factor yields the protein MLKTNQHPENSAALEQAIAAVAAAMADPSRVKMLCALMDGRAWTATELSAAAEVAPSTASGHLARLLEGQLITCLSQGRHRYYRLAGHDVAALVEQMMGLSWSRITPPETSAPKAMREARTCYDHLAGAVAVQIYDFMQAEGWLEADGSALTLYGREQFLKLGIPLNAHSRRKACCACLDWSERRFHLGGEAGTALLTYLESKGWIQRVMGYREVVVTASGKSAVRKHFSR
- a CDS encoding carboxymuconolactone decarboxylase family protein, producing the protein MSTRVNHHKATPALANALSALSMEVAKTSIDPALKHLIDIRVSQLNGCTFCLDMHSKEAKIAGERELRLYHLAAWRESPLFSAREKAALAFTEALTQIGVHGVSDALYRSVAEHFSDVEISELNFAIVAINAWNRLGITSRMAPGSLDAAYGLNKANLE
- a CDS encoding antibiotic biosynthesis monooxygenase family protein produces the protein MIAVLFEAKAEPAHQARYLQLAAELKPLLADIDGFIDIERFQSLTTDGKILSLSWWRDEEAVRRWKQNVFHQAAQAEGRESIFAHYRIRVTQLVRDYCSETADG
- a CDS encoding ATP-dependent Clp protease proteolytic subunit translates to MHYTLKESDKEKAEGSNGAGALQQKLLESRSIVISGEINQELAQKVITQMILLQSVSNDPIKLYINSQGGHVEAGDTIHDFIKFIRPEVHVIGTGWVASAGITIFLAAKKEHRYSLPNTRFMIHQPLGGVRGQATDIEIEAREIIRMLDRVNKLIADATGQPLEKVKKDTDRNFWMSPAEALDYGIVGKLITHYDELKLD
- a CDS encoding PLP-dependent aminotransferase family protein translates to MTRYQHLANLLAERIEQGLYRSGERLPSVRTLSQEHGVSISTIQQAYQILENLQLITPQPRSGYFVSQRKAQPPVPAMTRPVQRPVDVTQWDEVMMLLDARADKEMISFGGGSPDINQPSLKPLWREMSRIAQHNPGEMLSYDVLDGRLELREQIARLMLDGGSTVAANEIVITNGCHGALSIALLSVCKPGDIVAVESPSFHGTMQMLRGFDIKAIEIPTDPETGISIEALELALEQWPIKAVILVPNCNNPLGFIMPEARKKQVLALAQRHDIVIVEDDIYGELAAEYPRPRTIHSMDIDGRVILCSSFTKTVAPGLRVGWIVPGRYYDRVMHMKYAAGGFNVPGTQMAVAAFIRDGHYHRHVRRMRQIYQQNMETYTCWVRQYFPAEICVTRPQGSFLLWVELPEKVDMVCVSKQLCRLKIQAAAGSLFSASGKYRNCLRINVALPPTEKHREALRKMGEAIVIAMEEG
- a CDS encoding PLP-dependent aminotransferase family protein, whose amino-acid sequence is MKPGYHEIYTRYRDNITRGVLKPGDKVPAIRVLAEELKVARKTVETAYAILTGEGYLVSQGARGTRVNPDLLLPAQNASAEQPTGTLPASLISQRERAGFLRPGIPALDSFPYKKWLLLAGQATRAMRQEEMLNPPVLGWYPLRQAIASYLNISRGLSCSAEQVLITSGYSGSLRLILDTLASRSDKVVFEDPGYFMGQQLLKRIVPRLHTVPVDRCGIDTDYLLRHHRDARFAIVTPSHQSPLAVTLTLPRKQQLLDWASQNEAWIIEDDYDGEFHYTRKVLPSLKSLDQHDRVIFMGTFSKTIMPSLRMGYVVMPASTVGAFSDCADITTSGQPVLTQKILTAFLNEGHFFRHLKKMRTLYQTRREWMITALREVYGALFFTEQNDGGMHIVAFLSKGSRDREVARCWQEQQLQVNALSEWYRGSGKRYGLVMGYNNVRSYQEAVELLERPKRQTFELLR